Proteins encoded by one window of Homo sapiens chromosome 10, GRCh38.p14 Primary Assembly:
- the FRAT2 gene encoding GSK-3-binding protein FRAT2 — MPCRREEEEEAGEEAEGEEEEDDSFLLLQQSVTLGSSGEVDRLVAQIGETLQLDAAQDSPASPCAPPGVPLRAPGPLAAAVPADKARPPAVPLLLPPASAETVGPAPSGALRCALGDRGRVRGRAAPYCVAEVAAGPSALPGPCRRGWLRDAVTSRRLQQRRWTQAGARAGDDDPHRLLQQLVLSGNLIKEAVRRLQRAVAAVAATGPASAPGPGGGRSGPDRIALQPSGSLL; from the coding sequence ATGCCGTGccggagggaggaggaagaggaagccgGCGAGGAGgcggagggggaggaagaggaggacgaCAGCTTCCTCCTGCTGCAGCAGTCGGTGACGCTGGGCAGCTCGGGCGAGGTGGACCGGCTGGTGGCCCAGATCGGCGAGACGCTGCAGCTGGACGCGGCGCAGGACAGCCCGGCCTCGCCGTGCGCGCCCCCGGGGGTGCCGCTGCGGGCCCCGGGGCCCCTGGCTGCGGCGGTGCCGGCGGACAAGGCCCGGCCCCCGGCGGtgccgctgctgctgccgccCGCTTCGGCTGAGACGGTGGGCCCGGCGCCCTCTGGGGCCCTGCGCTGCGCCCTAGGGGACCGCGGCCGCGTGCGCGGACGCGCTGCGCCCTACTGCGTGGCGGAGGTCGCCGCAGGCCCCAGCGCGCTGCCGGGGCCGTGCCGGCGAGGATGGCTCAGGGACGCGGTCACCTCCCGCCGCTTGCAGCAGCGCCGATGGACCCAAGCCGGGGCACGCGCCGGCGACGACGACCCGCATCGGCTCCTCCAGCAGCTCGTGCTCTCGGGAAACCTCATCAAGGAAGCCGTGCGGAGACTCCAACGAGCCGTCGCCGCGGTTGCAGCCACGGGCCCCGCAAGCGCCCCTGGGCCCGGGGGAGGCCGCAGCGGACCTGACCGCATTGCCCTGCAGCCCTCAGGCTCCTTGCTCTGA